A window of Candidatus Thorarchaeota archaeon contains these coding sequences:
- a CDS encoding class I SAM-dependent methyltransferase has product MRLMQPCERDLSSGLRDYYDALAPVYDIKYTHPSIQHMRRVEWMAVSRFLRPGMRTALDLGCGTGLYTCRIALQGLYVTGVDISSEMLVRARRRAEEQGVAGRAQFVAANLEEFEQDEDFDLIVSMFGPLSHVRDLTAALRRVRN; this is encoded by the coding sequence TGCGACTAATGCAGCCCTGTGAACGGGACCTCTCCTCCGGCCTCAGAGACTACTATGATGCACTGGCCCCTGTCTACGACATCAAGTACACACATCCCAGCATACAGCATATGCGTCGTGTCGAGTGGATGGCGGTCTCACGCTTCCTTCGCCCCGGAATGAGAACGGCCCTAGACTTGGGATGCGGCACCGGGCTGTACACTTGCAGGATTGCGCTTCAAGGGCTTTATGTGACAGGCGTGGACATCTCTTCAGAGATGCTCGTTCGTGCCCGAAGGCGAGCCGAGGAGCAGGGCGTTGCTGGGAGGGCTCAGTTCGTCGCAGCCAACCTTGAGGAGTTCGAGCAGGACGAGGACTTTGACCTTATAGTGTCCATGTTCGGCCCCCTAAGTCACGTCCGGGACCTCACCGCAGCCCTACGAAGGGTCAGGAAC